Proteins from a single region of Colias croceus chromosome Z, ilColCroc2.1:
- the LOC123704942 gene encoding uncharacterized protein LOC123704942: MESKHWGWLIAGLVVLSVSAVFAEGEIWEEGDHEVLIRNERGAKNRETCRYVRGSWSDCDPKTNVRSRTLTLKKGDPASCERSKTIQKKCKKACRYEKSSWSECSPTGEMTRTDMLKANSDPTCDQSRRITKKCNKNKQVKSTKDKGRRNRQ; the protein is encoded by the exons TCCAAACATTGGGGATGGCTGATAGCCGGGCTAGTTGTGCTGTCTGTTTCGGCGGTATTTGCCGAAGGCGAAATATGGGAGGAGGGAGACCACGAAGTACTCATTCGTAATGAAAGGGGTGCTAAAAATAGAG AAACTTGCCGGTACGTCAGGGGGTCATGGTCCGATTGCGACCCCAAAACAAATGTCCGCTCAAGAACTCTGACTCTGAAGAAAGGCGACCCAGCGAGCTGCGAACGATCCAAGACAATACAGAAGAAGTGCAAGAAAG CTTGCCGTTATGAAAAGTCCTCCTGGAGCGAGTGCAGTCCCACCGGAGAGATGACTCGCACCGACATGCTGAAGGCCAATAGCGACCCCACGTGCGACCAGAGCCGCCGCATAACCAAGAAGTGCAATAAGAACAAACAAGTCAAATCTACCAAAGACAAGG GTCGCCGAAATCGTCAGTAA